The proteins below are encoded in one region of Dioscorea cayenensis subsp. rotundata cultivar TDr96_F1 chromosome 18, TDr96_F1_v2_PseudoChromosome.rev07_lg8_w22 25.fasta, whole genome shotgun sequence:
- the LOC120282445 gene encoding F-box protein FBW2-like: protein MEMERRWEDMEMDCLVSIFRRLGLDDMVLSVPFVCKSWHKASLDPHCWQVLNFSTLDFMPLSHFAYRFTSLYSLKSFSVFNFMKLVLHRSAGFAVELFFPPWLDAPLAQLTSFSNECSRLKIIVLPRLLSQDEMMIPEFVAGFKELEYLEMQCKPRCFLEVVKEINLKCRNLVGLSMTGYVKHEDALAMVNLIPKLKYLNLSKSYMEKESLMVIVNGCRYLERLEVKGCFALEVDDEILRRTSYIKTFKYEGCRTAQEYFDDSEDDDDFTSSW from the exons ATGGAGATGGAAAGGAGATGGGAAGACATGGAAATGGACTGCTTGGTGAGCATCTTCAGAAGGTTAGGCCTTGATGACATGGTTCTTAGTGTTCCTTTTGTCTGCAAATCATGGCACAAAGCTTCTCTTGATCCTCACTGCTGGCAAGTCCTCAACTTCAGCACACTAGACTTCATGCCATTGAGCCACTTTGCTTACAGATTCACATCTCTCTACTCCCTCAAATCCTTCTCAGTCTTCAACTTCATGAAACTAGTTCTTCACCGGAGTGCCGGCTTCGCTGTCGAGCTCTTCTTCCCTCCATGGCTTGATGCACCTCTAGCTCAGCTTACCAGCTTCTCCAatga GTGTTCAAGATTGAAGATCATTGTTTTACCTCGTCTGCTTTCACAGGATGAGATGATGATACCTGAGTTTGTAGCAGGGTTTAAAGAGCTTGAATATTTGGAAATGCAGTGCAAGCCAAGATGTTTTTTGGAAGTAGTGAAGGAGATCAATCTGAAGTGCAGAAATCTAGTGGGGTTAAGCATGACAGGGTATGTGAAGCATGAAGATGCATTGGCAATGGTTAATCTTATTCCCAAATTGAAGTACTTGAATTTGAGCAAGTCATACATGGAGAAAGAGTCGTTGATGGTGATTGTGAATGGGTGTAGGTACTTGGAGAGGTTGGAGGTCAAGGGGTGTTTTGCTCTTGAAGTTGATGATGAGATTTTGAGAAGAACTTCTTATATCAAAACCTTCAAATATGAAGGTTGCAGAACCGCACAAGAGTATTTTGATGATtctgaagatgatgatgattttactTCTAGCTGGTGA
- the LOC120282879 gene encoding uncharacterized protein LOC120282879, whose protein sequence is MEALMGIRAPISMPSAVLTSGASGRVRALFSMRTLRSLLLLLNSILLLIVLPFRRPEVREKGKRVGGVAVRIVRSRRRGGVGRDYVIFATRRSGKLFIRSWTPFSVPTRLSLV, encoded by the exons ATGGAGGCATTGATGGGGATCAGAGCTCCGATCTCAATGCCATCGGCGGTTCTGACAAGTGGAGCAAGTGGAAGGGTTAGGGCGCTGTTCTCGATGCGGACACTGCGGAGCCTACTGCTACTCCTCAATAGCATCCTGTTGTTGATTGTCCTTCCGTTCCGGCGGCCGGAGGTAAGGGAGAAGGGTAAAAGGGTGGGAGGCGTGGCGGTGAGGATTGT GAGGTCGAGGAGGAGAGGCGGAGTAGGAAGGGATTACGTGATTTTTGCGACGAGAAGGTCTGGCAAGCTCTTCATCCGGTCTTGGACGCCCTTCTCCGTCCCTACcag GTTATCCCTGGTATGA